The Cryptomeria japonica unplaced genomic scaffold, Sugi_1.0 HiC_scaffold_149, whole genome shotgun sequence region TTTAAAAGGCCCTATTGTTTTAGACAAACTTTTACTCACCGAGGAAGGGAGGCATCCTTTTTGTTCTTTGAATTTCAGTCACCGTCTGAAACTCAGGGTTGTCTTTTTCATCAGAATCCAGATCAATCAGCAGTTTACTGTCTATTTGTTGATTTGAACTACGCTCATTATATTTGATAACCAGTGTACAAGAGGGTTTATCTGATATAAAAGGAGCATCAGATTCCATTGTCCCATGCTTCTCAGATGCGAAAGAATGTCCAGGGTTATGGGATGAATTGCCTGCAACAAAAATAACTTTATATTATTCCCATTCTGTTCAAAAAATACATTCAAATAACTCGATAAATTAGTTATGGAACTTTAAACAAAACCTTTTCTTACCCTGAAATGAAGATTTGCtttgtattctttgatttttttcacATGATGTTTTATCGAAAATCTTGACTTTAAAGCATGACTTAGAAATGTATTTAAAAACTAGAAGATCGCCCACTTCCAGCCCATAATAATTTACAAAGTTTATCCAGCCGTGTTGAAGTTCCAACTTTTTGATGGAACGCCATAACCGTACATTGAAGTTCTGCCCATCTGGGCCTTGCAACACCATATGTTCATCTTGGTCATTTATGATCTGGGAAACAAAAGCCGGAGGAATGCGCTGCGGTAAACACAATGAACAATTAGATTTTACAGATTCTTAACAGTATACAtgaaataaaaagaataaaatatgttGTATAGagttaccagtttctctgcaaaatcTCCAAGCATAATTTTGAAGAAAGAAGCAGACCCATCAAAGTATTCTTTCTCACGGTGTTTTTTATAACATTTCTGACTACATTTTGGGCACGGCATATAGTGCTCTCCCGTTTCTTCTATCTCCATGGCAAATTCAGATGCAAAGCGTataagaagagagtgagagagagttgGGCACTGAGAGAATGTTAAGTGGAAGTAAAACCACTATCGCATTCCTAAATGAATGAATATACGAAAAGGAAGTTTTGGACAAACTCAACTTGCAGAGAATCTGAAAACAGACAACCTGGAATGTCAAATAGAATAACAACGGTGAGTGAAGAAGAGAACGATGTATTTTATAATGTGTTGCATCATAATCAAGAAATGTGGCGACGTGTTGGCCTTCTAAAGGCTTACAGCATGTGCGCCGCAGGCTTTACAAGCGCATGCATGGATGACACGTGCTCGACTGTAATTTTTTGAGAGTTCATAACGCGAGAAAAATGTATCACTGCCAACATTGAAATTGTTATCTGCCAAATCATTTGGCCGACAAAATTACACGTCTCTTCAATATTTACTCTTTTAGTCCTGAATCTGTTGTGAGTTCTGTGCCCCACTATCATGTAAATTGTGTCCAATTGAGAAATTACAAATGGCAAATGGAAGGAATGGTTTTGCGTTTTGGAAAGCGCGTGAGGAAATATTAATTGGAAGTCACAAGATGAGGATAGAAAAGAGTTGTGAACATTAAATTTGAGTACCGAGATGAATGAATCTAAAGCAGCAACGCCCTGCTTCTTAAAAACCACTATGGAGATCCCTCCAATACTTGTTTTTACTCTGCTAAATGTGATAAAAGACCCCAAGTTGTTGTATATTCTGCCATCTATCCTGTAAATTGTGCCCGACTGAGAAGTTCTGCCAGAAAG contains the following coding sequences:
- the LOC131866533 gene encoding putative B3 domain-containing protein Os03g0621600, translating into MEIEETGEHYMPCPKCSQKCYKKHREKEYFDGSASFFKIMLGDFAEKLRIPPAFVSQIINDQDEHMVLQGPDGQNFNVRLWRSIKKLELQHGWINFVNYYGLEVGDLLVFKYISKSCFKVKIFDKTSCEKNQRIQSKSSFQGNSSHNPGHSFASEKHGTMESDAPFISDKPSCTLVIKYNERSSNQQIDSKLLIDLDSDEKDNPEFQTVTEIQRTKRMPPFLGE